Genomic segment of Deltaproteobacteria bacterium:
ACCCACAAGCTCCTGAGCTTCGCCCGTAGGACCGACGCTCGGACCACGGAGATCGACCTGCCTGTGCTTCTGGAGGAGATCATCGCCTTTTCGGCCCAGAAGGCCAAATACGGCAAGGTCCACATCAAGACCGAGATCGATCCCGATCTGCCGCCCCTGCACGCATCGCCCACCGAACTCCAGCAAGTCGTTCTGAACCTAGTCAACAACGCCATCGACGCCATGGACAAGCCCGAAGGGGTGATCGTCATCCGGGCCCGGCACGAGGACGACAACGTGGTCATCGACGTGGCCGACAACGGCCAGGGCATCCCCAGCGCCAACCTTCAGCGCCTGTTCGAGCCTTTCTTCACCACCAAACCCGTGGGCAAGGGCACAGGCCTCGGCCTGTCCATCTGCTACGGAATCATCAACAAGATGGGCGGAACCATCTCGGTGGAGAGCGAACTCGGCGAAGGAACCGTCTTTCACATCACCCTCCCGACCAGGCCCCGATCCGGGGGGGCACCGGCAGTTCAACACTAAGCCCGCAAGGAGAAAGCCAATGTCATTACCCATCGCCAAGGTCATCCTCATCGACGACGAGGTTGGATTCCTGAACATCATGAAAAAGCGCCTGGAGTCCCGCGATCTGGACATCCAGACGGCCGAAAGCGGTCCCGAGGCCCTCGAAGTCATGGGCAAGAGCCCGGATCTGGACGTGGCCATCCTGGACGTCAAGATGCCCGGCATGGACGGCATCGAGACCCTGGGCGAAATCCGCAAGCATTTCCCCCTGATCGAGGTCGTCATGCTCACGGCCCACGCCACCGTTGAAACTGCCATCGACGGCATGAAAAAAGGAGCCTTCGACTACCTCATGAAGCCCTGCGACATCGACAAGCTCATTGAGATCGTCCGGAGGGCCAAGGTCAAGAAAACAGCCCACGAGGAAAAGATCCTCCAGGCTCACATCCAGGAAATTACCAATCGCATGGGCGGGTAGCCATGTCCGACGCGGATTCTTCGGCCCAATCGGCCTCCAGGCCTCCAGTGCGGCTTCTCGTCGTCGACGACGAGCTGTCCTACACGAAACTGCTGACCAAGCGCATGACTCACCGTGGCTTCGAGGTCACGGCGGTCAACAGCGGGCGGGAGGCCGTTCAGGCCATGCGTTGCGGAAGCTACGACGTGGCCCTGCTTGACCTAAAGATGGAGGACATCGACGGCCTGGAGACCCTCAAGATGCTGAAGATCCTCGCCCCAGAAACCAAGGTCATCATCCTCACCGGCCACGGCGGCGAGGCCGAGGCCCGGCGGTGCTTCGACCTCGGGGCCTTTGACTATCTTGTCAAGCCTTGTCGGCTCGAGGTCATCATCCAGACCATTCTGAGGGCCGTGGGCCGATTCTGAGTCAAATCCGTTCCGAAATTCACACCAATAAAAAACAGGGGAAGGGATCCGAGAATCCCTTCCCCTGTTTTTTATTTTCGCCAGGAGTCGTCAGAAGGCCGCGTCCAAAAGCATGTTGTCCCGGTGGATGGCTTCCGGATAGGATATCTGGCCCAGGATATCCTTGATCTCCGAGGTGTTGCGGCCCATGATCCGTCGAAGGTCGTTGCTGGTGTAGTTGGTCAGGCCCACGGCCAGGGGTTCGTCGTCCGGCCCGAGAATCCGGACCAATGCCCCGACCCCGAACCGGCCCCGGATGTCCACGATCCCTGCTGGAAGCAGACTCTTCCCCCGGCCCGTCAGGGCCGCCACAGCTCCCTGGTCCACGACGACCTCTCCGGCCGTGTCCTGGTTGTAGGCCATCCAGAACTTTTTCCGCGAAATGGCCTTGCCCTCGGGCATGACCCAGGTTCCCACATCCTCCCCGGCAAAGGCCTTCTCCAGACCGAAGGGCATCTTTCCCGACAGGACCAGGGTTGGAACCCCGATCTGGGCCGCCCGCTTGGCCGCCAACAGCTTGCTGTACATCCCTCCGCTGCCTTCGGTGGTCTTTCCCCGGCAGATCCGAGCCAGGTTCAGGTCGCCGATCCGCTCGATGCAGGACAATATTTTGGCCTCGGGGTTTTCCAAGGGATTGTCGTCGAAGACCCCCTCGGCCGAGGTCAGGTTGACGAACAGTTGGGCCTCGACCACGTTCAGAATCAGGGCCGCCAGGGTGTCGTTGTCGCCGAATTTCAATTCCTGCACGGCCACGGTGTCGTTCTCGTTGACGATGGGCAGCACCCCCCAGGACAAAAGCTGGCTGAACGTGTTCCGGGCATTCAGGAACCGGGTCCGACTCTTCAGGTCATCCTTGGTCAGGAGGATCTGAGCCGTGATCTTGCCGTAATTGGCGAATATCTCGTCATAGACGTGCATAAGCCGGCTCTGTCCCACGGCCGACAGGGCCTGTTTCCCGGCCAGACATCCGCCATGCCCGCTGGTCGTGATCACCCTCCTCCCAGCGGCCACGGCCCCGGATGAAACCAGCACCACCGACACCCCCCGGTCCATGATTCCGGCCAACTGGTCGGCCAGACGGTGCATGCGTCGCAGATCCAGGCCCTGTTCGCCGGTCAGGACCGCGCTGCCGACCTTGATGACCACCCGGCGGGCCGATTCCAGGATTCGTCGGCGGAATACCCGCCAATCGCTCGCATCGGACTCAACACCCATCGCCGTCCTCCTCGCCTCCATCCAAGGCCGGATTGTCCTCCAGGCCGGACATTCGCTCCTCGGTTGTCTCCCAACGGGCCCATATAGCCGCCATGACCTCGTCCACTCCCCGGCCGTCCAGGGCCGACATGAATAGGATCCGGCCCTTGTCGTCGCGGGCCCGCTCCTCGAACCAGGCCCTTTCCTCCGGGGTCCAGAGGTCGATCTTGTTGACCACCCGGATTTGATCTTTTCCGGCCAGTCCGGGGCTGAACTTGGCCAATTCGTCGTCCACCAGGGCAAAACCTTCCCAGGGATCCTCACGGCCGATCTCGTCCGCGCCCAGGATGTGGACCAGACACCGGGTCCGCTCCACGTGGCGCAGAAAGGTGTGCCCCAGCCCCTGTCCAAGATGAGCGCCCTTGATGAGCCCCGGGATGTCGGCCAGGATCATCCTTCGGCCGAAATCGTCCTCCACCACCCCGAGTTTGGGGGTCAGGGTCGTGAACGGAAAGGGAGCGATCCTTGGCCTGGCCCCGGATACCTTGGAAATAAATGTCGACTTGCCCGCATTGGGAAGACCGATGAGCCCTACGTCGGCCATGACCTTGAGCTCCAGACGGATGCGACGCTCCACTCCCGGTTCTCCGGGCTGGGCGAACCGAGGGGCCCGCATGGTCGAAGACTTAAAATGGGTATTGCCCTTGCCGCCCCGTCCCCCCTGGGCCACCAGAATCTCCTGGCCGTGGGTCTTCAGGTCCGCCAAAAGGGTGTTGCGGCCGTCCTCGTCCACTTCGTGGATGATGGTTCCCAGCGGGACCTCGACGATTAGGTCCTTGCCAGCCGGTCCATTGCACATTCTTCCCATACCCGGACGCCCGTTCTCAGCCTCGTGAACCCGCTTGTGCCGGAAATCGTAGAGAGTCAGAAGCCTGGAGTCGGCCCGGATAGTCACGCTCCCGCCGCTGCCGCCGTCGCCGCCATTGGGACCGCCCCGGGGCACGCACCGTTCCCGCCGAAAGGACACGCATCCGTTCCCGCCCTTTCCGGACCGCACCGTGATTATCGCTTCATCAACGAATCGCATCGAACCTCCCGGCTCAAAACACAAAAAGGGCCGCTTAAAAGGTTTCCCTCTTAAACGGCCCCGGCAAATAGAGGAACCAGACCCAGTCTAGGCAGCCACCGGAACGATGCTGACCCTAGTCTTGACCTTTCTCTTGCGAAGAAACTTCTCGTACTTCACCTCGCCGTCCACCAAGGCGTACAGAGTGAAATCCCTGCCCAGACCGACGTTGGCGCCGGGTTGGACCTTGGTGCCCAA
This window contains:
- a CDS encoding HAMP domain-containing histidine kinase, which produces THKLLSFARRTDARTTEIDLPVLLEEIIAFSAQKAKYGKVHIKTEIDPDLPPLHASPTELQQVVLNLVNNAIDAMDKPEGVIVIRARHEDDNVVIDVADNGQGIPSANLQRLFEPFFTTKPVGKGTGLGLSICYGIINKMGGTISVESELGEGTVFHITLPTRPRSGGAPAVQH
- a CDS encoding response regulator, whose translation is MSLPIAKVILIDDEVGFLNIMKKRLESRDLDIQTAESGPEALEVMGKSPDLDVAILDVKMPGMDGIETLGEIRKHFPLIEVVMLTAHATVETAIDGMKKGAFDYLMKPCDIDKLIEIVRRAKVKKTAHEEKILQAHIQEITNRMGG
- a CDS encoding response regulator, whose amino-acid sequence is MSDADSSAQSASRPPVRLLVVDDELSYTKLLTKRMTHRGFEVTAVNSGREAVQAMRCGSYDVALLDLKMEDIDGLETLKMLKILAPETKVIILTGHGGEAEARRCFDLGAFDYLVKPCRLEVIIQTILRAVGRF
- the proB gene encoding glutamate 5-kinase, translating into MGVESDASDWRVFRRRILESARRVVIKVGSAVLTGEQGLDLRRMHRLADQLAGIMDRGVSVVLVSSGAVAAGRRVITTSGHGGCLAGKQALSAVGQSRLMHVYDEIFANYGKITAQILLTKDDLKSRTRFLNARNTFSQLLSWGVLPIVNENDTVAVQELKFGDNDTLAALILNVVEAQLFVNLTSAEGVFDDNPLENPEAKILSCIERIGDLNLARICRGKTTEGSGGMYSKLLAAKRAAQIGVPTLVLSGKMPFGLEKAFAGEDVGTWVMPEGKAISRKKFWMAYNQDTAGEVVVDQGAVAALTGRGKSLLPAGIVDIRGRFGVGALVRILGPDDEPLAVGLTNYTSNDLRRIMGRNTSEIKDILGQISYPEAIHRDNMLLDAAF
- the obgE gene encoding GTPase ObgE, with product MRFVDEAIITVRSGKGGNGCVSFRRERCVPRGGPNGGDGGSGGSVTIRADSRLLTLYDFRHKRVHEAENGRPGMGRMCNGPAGKDLIVEVPLGTIIHEVDEDGRNTLLADLKTHGQEILVAQGGRGGKGNTHFKSSTMRAPRFAQPGEPGVERRIRLELKVMADVGLIGLPNAGKSTFISKVSGARPRIAPFPFTTLTPKLGVVEDDFGRRMILADIPGLIKGAHLGQGLGHTFLRHVERTRCLVHILGADEIGREDPWEGFALVDDELAKFSPGLAGKDQIRVVNKIDLWTPEERAWFEERARDDKGRILFMSALDGRGVDEVMAAIWARWETTEERMSGLEDNPALDGGEEDGDGC
- a CDS encoding 50S ribosomal protein L27, with protein sequence MAHKKAGGSSRNGRDSKGQRRGVKRFGGQRVLAGNILVRQLGTKVQPGANVGLGRDFTLYALVDGEVKYEKFLRKRKVKTRVSIVPVAA